In Erigeron canadensis isolate Cc75 chromosome 7, C_canadensis_v1, whole genome shotgun sequence, one DNA window encodes the following:
- the LOC122608411 gene encoding myb-related protein 306-like produces the protein MVRPPCCDNIGVKKGPWTPEEDITLVSYIQQNGPGNWRSVPTNTGLLRCSKSCRLRWTNYLRPGIKRGNFTEQEDKKIVQLQALLGNRWAAIASYLPQRTDNDIKNYWNTHLRKRIHNLRTNGDQANHNHGISTSAFSSEANDTGRGQWERKLQTNMHMAKQALSDALSLGTKSVTSWQQSPYATTLIAPINDQSEFLPPPLGSISPNSYALSADNIARLLPNWLKNHPKSSQMSFESISNFNQHILSGPSNEGLKNLSNSEISETTSLFQDEIKPYMDSQMQSLSFLENCLLDDAAAQGDESFINMSTEESDALF, from the exons ATGGTAAGGCCACCTTGTTGTGATAACATAGGAGTGAAGAAAGGGCCATGGACACCTGAAGAGGATATCACTCTTGTTTCTTATATTCAACAAAATGGTCCTGGCAATTGGAGATCTGTTCCTACTAACACTG GTTTGTTAAGATGCAGCAAGAGTTGTAGACTGAGATGGACTAATTATCTTCGACCTGGAATCAAGCGCGGCAATTTTACAGAACAAGAAGACAAGAAGATCGTTCAATTACAAGCCCTTCTTGGCAATAG ATGGGCAGCAATAGCTTCATACCTTCCACAAAGAACAGATAATGATATCAAGAATTACTGGAACACCCATCTTCGAAAGAGAATCCATAACCTTCGCACCAATGGCGACCAAGCAAACCATAATCACGGTATATCAACTTCGGCATTCTCCTCAGAAGCCAACGATACTGGCAGAGGTCAATGGGAGAGAAAGCTCCAAACTAATATGCACATGGCTAAACAAGCCCTTTCCGACGCTCTATCCCTTGGCACCAAATCCGTGACTTCATGGCAGCAGTCACCATATGCAACAACTCTCATTGCACCCATTAATGACCAATCGGAGTTCCTACCTCCACCATTGGGAAGCATTAGTCCCAACTCGTATGCTTTAAGTGCCGATAACATTGCACGCTTGCTCCCAAACTGGCTGAAGAATCATCCAAAATCATCACAAATGAGCTTTGAAAGCATAAGTAACTTCAACCAGCATATTCTAAGTGGCCCATCAAATGAAGGGCTTAAAAACTTAAGTAATTCAGAGATTTCAGAGACAACAAGCTTGTTCCAAGATGAAATTAAGCCATATATGGATTCTCAAATGCAGTCACTCAGTTTTTTGGAGAATTGTTTGCTTGATGATGCTGCTGCACAAGGAGATGaaagttttattaatatgtCCACTGAAGAAAGTGATGCCTTGTTTTAG
- the LOC122608614 gene encoding pentatricopeptide repeat-containing protein At1g74600, chloroplastic produces MKHLTNHNIKNRISFHNTRFLSFLIPLQTPQRQSNFNPYSFLNDSTKSHDLTLQETKIIHTRFLISNLFNSNPEIPNFLLRNYSKASAFDYVLKVFDVMPHPNITSWNLVISCQNQNFRYLDGWDSFCKLRSLGFNPNQFTYGSVISACIGLELVNGGRLVYSLALKHGFSLDGYVRSKMIDLFLKCGGFDDALRVFYDEDCGNVVCWNAIISSAVKRDEDDVGLNLFRQMCSGFPSPNKFTFPSVFAACAKKQELGFGRGVHGLVVKYGKLEDIVVGTAIVDFYAKCGQIDDALKTFSRMDARNVVSWTAIITGFVQKGEFQSALELFKEMIILKEEINNYTVTSVLSACANPMLFNESCQIHCWIYKNGFYSDLTVKSSLINLYAKTGRIELSEQVFRDMKGLMNPSIYGAMINAFFHNGTLDNGFSLLQLMFREGLKPDTTCILSLLSIIDHLELGEQVHSYTLKTGIILNPLVSCSLFTMYSKCGSINESYEIFKQIQHKDNVSWTSMIAGFTEHGYAYQAIELSREMLLTNITFDETTLTAVLAACSFLGVLKIGKEIHGLCIRQQDSELVYGGSSVANMYSRCGDLKSARRVFSMMPFKDKISCSSLVSGYAQSGNTEEALHLFLDLIASGLKVDSFTISSVVGCVGNLAHSDLGIGIGIQLHSYILKLGFESEPSVGSSLVKMYSKCGNLDDSQKGFDQIIEPDLISWTIMINCYAQYGKGLDALKVYELMTKAGTKPDSVTFVDVLTACSHAGLVDEGYSHLKSMVEEHGIRPGQRHYACMVDILGRNGRLKEAERFISSMPIEPDALVWGTLLAACKVHGDVEIGKLAAEKFIELESSSDVGYVAISNICADFGLCEKVSKIRNEMKGTRIKKQSGWSYV; encoded by the coding sequence ATGAAACATCTCACAAATCACAACATTAAAAACAGAATCTCATTTCACAACACCAGATTCCTTTCATTTCTCATTCCTTTACAAACCCCACAAAGACAATCAAATTTCAACCCATATAGTTTTCTcaatgactcaacaaaatcccACGACCTTACACTTCAAGAAACCAAAATCATCCACACCCGTTTCCTCATATCCAACCTTTTCAACTCCAATCCCGAAATTCCGAATTTCTTGTTGCGAAACTATTCTAAAGCTTCGGCTTTTGATTATGTACTCAAGGTGTTTGATGTAATGCCTCATCCAAATATTACTTCTTGGAATCTTGTtatatcatgtcagaatcaaaACTTTAGGTATTTAGATGGGTGGGATAGTTTTTGTAAATTGCGTTCGTTGGGGTTTAATCCGAATCAGTTTACGTATGGGAGTGTGATTTCTGCTTGTATTGGTTTGGAGTTGGTGAATGGCGGTAGGTTGGTTTACTCGTTAGCGTTGAAACATGGGTTTTCGTTGGATGGTTATGTACGTAGCAAAATGATTGATTTGTTTTTGAAATGTGGCGGTTTTGATGACGCTTTGAGGGTGTTTTATGATGAGGATTGTGGGAATGTGGTTTGTTGGAATGCTATCATTTCTAGTGCGGTTAAACGTGATGAAGATGATGTCGGATTAAATCTTTTTCGACAGATGTGTAGTGGATTTCCTTCACCAAATAAGTTCACATTTCCTAGTGTTTTTGCTGCTTGTGCAAAAAAACAAGAACTTGGGTTTGGCAGAGGTGTTCATGGGTTGGTAGTTAAATATGGGAAACTGGAAGATATAGTGGTAGGCACTGCTATAGTTGATTTCTATGCCAAATGTGGTCAAATAGACGATGCTTTGAAAACGTTTTCACGAATGGATGCTCGGAATGTGGTTTCATGGACTGCTATCATCACTGGTTTTGTTCAAAAAGGCGAGTTTCAATCAGCACTTGAATTATTTAAAGAAATGATAATTTTGAAGGAAGAAATTAACAACTACACTGTTACTAGTGTGCTTTCAGCTTGTGCTAACCCTATGCTGTTTAATGAATCCTGTCAAATTCATTGTTGGATTtataaaaatggattttatTCAGATTTGACGGTAAAGAGTTCTTTGATAAACTTATATGCAAAAACAGGAAGAATAGAATTATCGGAACAAGTATTCAGAGACATGAAAGGATTGATGAATCCAAGTATATATGGAGCAATGATAAACGCTTTTTTTCATAATGGCACTTTGGATAATGGTTTTAGTTTACTACAACTAATGTTTCGTGAAGGCTTGAAACCAGATACAACCTGTATACTGAGTCTCCTGAGTATTATTGATCATCTAGAATTAGGTGAACAAGTTCACTCCTATACGCTTAAAACCGGCATAATCTTGAATCCCTTAGTGAGTTGTTCTCTTTTCACCATGTATTCGAAATGTGGTAGTATAAATGAATCCTATGAGATATTTAAGCAAATCCAACATAAAGATAATGTCTCCTGGACATCAATGATTGCGGGATTCACTGAACACGGGTATGCATATCAAGCTATAGAGTTATCCAGAGAAATGCTTCTTACAAACATCACTTTCGATGAAACAACACTAACAGCTGTCCTTGCAGCATGCTCCTTTCTCGGAGTTTTGAAAATTGGAAAAGAGATCCATGGATTGTGTATTAGACAACAAGATAGTGAACTTGTATATGGTGGTAGTTCAGTAGCTAATATGTATTCAAGATGTGGTGATTTGAAATCGGCTAGAAGAGTGTTTAGCATGATGCCTTTTAAGGATAAAATATCATGTTCTTCATTAGTTTCCGGATATGCACAAAGTGGAAACACTGAAGAGGCacttcatttgtttcttgatCTAATAGCATCTGGTTTAAAGGTTGATTCCTTCACAATATCATCTGTTGTAGGATGTGTAGGAAATCTGGCCCATTCAGACCTGGGAATCGGAATTGGAATTCAGTTGCATAGTTATATCCTAAAACTTGGATTTGAATCAGAACCTTCTGTTGGTAGTTCGTTGGTCAAGATGTACTCAAAATGTGGAAATCTTGATGATTCTCAAAAAGGATTTGACCAGATCATTGAACCAGATTTAATTAGCTGGACGATTATGATCAACTGCTATGCACAATACGGAAAAGGATTAGACGCTTTAAAAGTCTATGAACTCATGACGAAAGCTGGAACCAAACCAGATTCAGTGACTTTTGTTGATGTGTTGACTGCGTGTAGCCACGCTGGTTTGGTTGACGAAGGGTATTCTCACTTGAAGTCAATGGTCGAAGAACATGGAATTCGACCTGGCCAACGACACTATGCATGTATGGTGGATATTCTTGGCCGAAATGGAAGATTGAAGGAAGCTGAAAGATTTATTAGTAGTATGCCTATTGAACCAGATGCTTTAGTATGGGGGACTTTGCTTGCTGCTTGTAAAGTACATGGAGATGTTGAAATTGGAAAATTAGCAGCCGAAAAGTTTATTGAATTGGAGTCATCATCAGATGTAGGTTATGTAGCTATTTCAAACATATGTGCTGATTTTGGCCTATGTGAAAAAGTCTCGAAGATCAGAAATGAGATGAAAGGTACTAGGATTAAGAAACAGTCAGGATGGAGTTATGTATAA
- the LOC122608482 gene encoding putative pentatricopeptide repeat-containing protein At1g74580: MSRNLLTKHVAAVLKHQKDPIKALQTFYSVKNEDGFKHNLTTYKCIIENLGRNSEFEAMENMFSEMRSNIDNSLLEGVYIFAMKIYGKKGKIQEAVNVFERMDFYNCEPTIISYNAIMNILVEFGFFDQAHKVYMRMKDKEIVSDVYTFTIRIKAFCKSKRTFVALRLLKNMPVVYGCEINSVAYCTVIGGFYEENNGVDARKVFDEMLERNMFVDVVSFNKVLHVLCKKGEVIESGRLFGKVLKRGMCANVFTYNIFIQGLCKNRRLDEAAKMLGGASREGLTPDVVTFNTLITGLCRNAKVLEAESYLMSMINKGLEPDDFTYNSIIDGYCKLGMVERASKIMKDAVFKGFKPDKFTYSSLIYGCCQEDDMDRAMSVFRDALSKGVKPNTIMYNTLIKGLSKQGLILQALDLMEEMQKKECSPDTWTYNLLINGLCKMGCVSDASNLMNESLAKGFVPNIYTFNTLIDGYCKQLKMSDAIELMHNMWDYVTPDAITYNTVLNGLCKTTKFDDVIGTFREMVDKGFVPNVITYNALIESLCKGRKLEKAMEVFKEMEKSGIAPDEISYGTLINGFCENGNLEGAFDLFQKKVNTHKLPHTTAIFNIMIKAFSDKLKMDDSLKLFNIMPENGCQPDDFTFRCMIDGFCKAGNVDNGYKFLLDKIECGFTPSVSTFGQVINSLCVKNRVLEAVGIIHIMVREDVVPDTVNTIFEADKRAVAAPKIVVEDMLRKSHITYFAYELLYDGVRDKKLLKKKILNRKNKNT; this comes from the coding sequence ATGAGTCGAAATCTACTGACAAAACATGTAGCTGCAGTTCTAAAACACCAAAAAGACCCAATAAAAGCTTTACAAACATTCTATTCTGTAAAAAATGAAGACGGATTCAAACATAATCTCACAACTTACAAATGTATTATCGAAAACCTCGGTCGAAACAGTGAATTCGAAGCAATGGAAAACATGTTTTCAGAAATGAGATCAAATATTGACAATAGCTTATTAGAAGGAGTTTATATTTTTGCAATGAAAATTTATGGTAAAAAAGGAAAGATTCAAGAAGCTGTTAATGTGTTTGAAAGAATGGATTTTTATAACTGCGAACCGACGATTATTTCGTATAATGCGATAATGAATATATTGGTTGAGTTTGGTTTTTTTGATCAAGCACATAAGGTGTATATGAGGATGAAGGATAAAGAGATTGTTTCGGATGTTTATACTTTTACGATACGAATTAAGGCTTTTTGTAAGAGTAAAAGGACGTTTGTCGCGCTTCGATTACTAAAGAATATGCCTGTTGTGTACGGATGTGAGATAAATTCCGTTGCGTATTGTACGGTGATTGGTGGTTTTTATGAGGAGAACAATGGAGTGGATGCGcgtaaggtgtttgatgaaatgcttgAGAGAAATATGTTTGTTGATGTTGTTAGTTTTAATAAAGTTTTGCATGTTCTTTGTAAGAAAGGGGAGGTTATAGAAAGCGGGAGACTTTTTGGAAAGGTTTTGAAGAGGGGTATGTGTGCAAATGtgtttacatataatatatttattcaGGGTTTGTGTAAGAATAGGAGGCTTGATGAGGCTGCAAAGATGCTGGGTGGCGCTAGTAGAGAAGGTTTAACGCCTGATGTTGTAACTTTTAATACACTTATAACGGGTTTATGCAGGAATGCAAAGGTTTTGGAGGCTGAGAGCTACTTAATGAGCATGATAAATAAAGGGCTTGAACCTGATGATTTTACGTACAATTCAATTATTGATGGGTACTGTAAACTAGGTATGGTGGAAAGAGCTTCTAAGATCATGAAAGATGCGGTTTTTAAGGGGTTTAAGCCGGATAAGTTTACTTATTCGTCATTAATCTATGGATGTTGTCAAGAAGATGACATGGATAGAGCTATGTCGGTTTTTAGAGATGCGTTAAGTAAAGGGGTGAAACCGAATACAATTATGTATAATACATTGATCAAAGGTTTGTCTAAACAAGGCCTTATTTTGCAAGCATTGGACCTAATGGAAGAAATGCAAAAAAAAGAGTGCAGTCCTGATACGTGGACATATAATTTACTGATAAATGGGCTATGCAAGATGGGGTGTGTATCGGATGCTAGTAACCTCATGAATGAGTCTTTGGCTAAAGGTTTTGTTCCCAATATTTACACATTTAATACTCTAATAGATGGTTATTGTAAGCAGTTGAAGATGAGTGACGCCATTGAACTTATGCATAACATGTGGGATTATGTGACCCCTGATGCTATCACGTATAACACAGTCTTAAATGGTCTTTGTAAAACTACCAAGTTTGATGATGTGATTGGAACATTTCGTGAAATGGTTGATAAAGGGTTTGTGCCAAATGTAATTACGTATAATGCCTTGATTGAAAGCCTCTGTAAAGGTCGGAAATTAGAAAAAGCCATGGAAGTTTTCAAGGAAATGGAGAAAAGTGGCATAGCTCCAGATGAAATTAGTTATGGCACATTGATTAATGGGTTTTGTGAAAATGGTAATCTCGAAGGAGCTTTTGATCTCTTCCAAAAGAAGGTGAACACACATAAATTACCCCATACGACTGCCATATTCAACATCATGATAAAAGCTTTTAGTGACAAGCTGAAGATGGATGACTCACTTAAGCTTTTCAATATAATGCCTGAGAATGGGTGCCAACCAGATGACTTCACGTTCCGTTGCATGATTGATGGGTTTTGTAAAGCAGGAAACGTTGACAACGGCTACAAGTTCCTTCTTGATAAAATTGAGTGTGGTTTCACACCGTCAGTTTCCACGTTTGGGCAGGTGATAAATTCTCTTTGTGTTAAGAATAGAGTGCTTGAAGCAGTAGGTATCATTCACATCATGGTGCGGGAAGACGTTGTCCCTGACACTGTAAATACCATATTTGAAGCTGATAAAAGGGCAGTGGCAGCTCCAAAGATTGTTGTAGAAGACATGCTTAGAAAGAGTCATATTACTTATTTTGCATATGAACTCTTGTATGATGGTGTAAGAGATAAGAAGCTCCTTAAAAAGAAGATTCTgaatagaaaaaacaaaaatacataa